In the Hyphomonadaceae bacterium BL14 genome, one interval contains:
- a CDS encoding phosphoribosylanthranilate isomerase, which yields MTVKICGLNDAAAVDAAVAAGAAYLGFIIFPRSPRALTPAAAGALAVRKGAAKSVAVLVDPDDALLGEVLVRMKPDIIQLHGDESPARCFDVRSYVGEGVWKALGVSAREDLDRAARWRGAVDGFVFDAKPPADADRPGGLGVGWDYALLNGFDAGAPWLLAGGLTVDSVADAIGQSGARGVDVVSGVESSPGVKDIAKIDAFIAAARAQGALAP from the coding sequence ATGACCGTCAAAATCTGCGGCCTCAATGACGCCGCCGCCGTGGACGCCGCCGTGGCGGCGGGCGCGGCGTATCTGGGCTTCATCATCTTCCCGCGATCGCCCCGCGCGCTGACGCCGGCCGCCGCCGGGGCGCTGGCGGTGCGCAAGGGCGCGGCAAAATCGGTAGCGGTGCTGGTGGACCCCGATGATGCGCTGCTGGGCGAGGTGCTGGTGCGCATGAAGCCTGACATCATCCAGCTGCACGGCGATGAAAGCCCGGCGCGCTGCTTCGATGTGCGCTCTTATGTGGGCGAGGGCGTATGGAAGGCGCTGGGCGTGTCGGCGCGCGAAGATCTGGACCGGGCGGCGCGCTGGCGCGGGGCAGTGGACGGGTTTGTGTTCGACGCCAAACCGCCCGCAGACGCTGACCGGCCCGGCGGGCTGGGGGTCGGCTGGGATTACGCGCTCCTGAACGGGTTTGACGCCGGCGCGCCCTGGCTGCTGGCCGGGGGGCTGACCGTGGACAGCGTCGCAGACGCCATTGGCCAAAGCGGCGCGCGCGGCGTGGACGTGGTCTCCGGCGTGGAATCGTCGCCCGGCGTCAAGGATATTGCGAAGATCGACGCCTTTATCGCTGCAGCCCGGGCGCAAGGCGCGCTTGCGCCGTGA
- a CDS encoding glycosyltransferase family 9 protein: MLHDGDLTSVVRMLAAARLIRSHHRTARITLLTGPDFEGLLKYCPYFNAVETTLADAAKKNFFERMKAARNSGFNIVYDLGSNDASAKIRRAMRFARVRWIEAIADSKKTGHPLDQVADRLGAAGLCRVGHALGEAAGPELDWVDFVAKRSRTLDPAYFGLQPRYALFCPAGDESLPAQRWPKERWASLAHELRQKGVEPVIVGGPSTRELGRYIAHITPGTRDLTGRANLIQLAGLGRQAQCAFGEDVALLHLIVAAGSPAVLFHPGETAPIYSAPRGASPTLLMHAPTLAQINAAEAVQAMRCAGGFADAGVAA, encoded by the coding sequence GTGCTCCACGACGGTGACCTCACCAGCGTGGTGCGCATGCTGGCGGCTGCGCGCCTGATCCGCAGCCATCACCGCACGGCGCGCATCACTCTGCTGACCGGTCCCGACTTTGAAGGCCTTCTGAAATACTGCCCGTATTTCAACGCGGTAGAGACGACCCTGGCCGATGCCGCCAAGAAGAATTTCTTCGAGCGCATGAAGGCCGCGCGCAATTCGGGCTTCAATATCGTCTATGATCTGGGCTCCAATGATGCCTCGGCGAAAATCCGCCGGGCCATGCGCTTTGCGCGCGTGCGCTGGATTGAGGCGATCGCTGATTCCAAAAAAACCGGCCATCCGCTGGACCAGGTCGCCGACAGGCTGGGCGCTGCCGGATTGTGCCGCGTCGGGCACGCGCTGGGCGAAGCCGCCGGGCCGGAGCTTGACTGGGTGGACTTCGTGGCCAAGCGCTCGCGCACGCTGGACCCGGCCTATTTCGGCCTGCAGCCGCGCTACGCCCTGTTCTGCCCGGCCGGGGATGAAAGCCTGCCAGCCCAGCGCTGGCCCAAGGAACGCTGGGCCTCCCTGGCCCATGAGCTGCGCCAGAAAGGGGTCGAGCCGGTCATCGTGGGCGGCCCGTCGACGCGTGAGCTGGGGCGCTATATCGCCCATATCACGCCCGGCACCCGCGATCTGACGGGCCGCGCCAATCTGATCCAGCTGGCCGGGCTGGGCCGCCAGGCCCAGTGCGCCTTTGGCGAGGATGTGGCGCTTCTGCACCTCATCGTGGCCGCCGGCTCGCCCGCCGTCCTGTTTCATCCGGGCGAAACCGCCCCGATTTATTCGGCGCCGCGCGGCGCGTCGCCGACACTTTTGATGCACGCGCCCACACTTGCGCAGATCAACGCCGCCGAAGCGGTGCAGGCGATGCGGTGTGCCGGCGGCTTCGCCGATGCGGGCGTGGCGGCGTGA
- a CDS encoding BrnA antitoxin family protein, protein MGKTVRVRLEDLPPLTEADREELRRLAEIPDEDIDTSDIPEWTEEDFAQAVWHPGYGKQQVTVRLDRDVLHFFKQGGRGYQTRMNAVLRAYMEAAKKASA, encoded by the coding sequence ATGGGCAAAACCGTAAGGGTCAGACTTGAAGACCTTCCCCCGCTCACCGAGGCGGACCGTGAGGAATTGCGCCGGCTCGCCGAGATCCCCGACGAAGATATCGACACTTCCGACATTCCTGAATGGACCGAAGAAGACTTCGCGCAAGCTGTCTGGCATCCCGGCTATGGCAAGCAGCAGGTGACGGTGCGGCTGGACCGGGACGTTCTGCACTTCTTCAAGCAGGGCGGGCGCGGGTATCAGACCCGCATGAATGCGGTGCTGCGCGCCTATATGGAGGCGGCGAAAAAGGCGTCTGCCTGA
- a CDS encoding BrnT family toxin — translation MQFEWDEAKDRANRAKHGIGFDRAVRVFEGDYVTALARPGPDGEVRYNTIGVLDEVLIVSVIHTDRHGVTRIISARPAKRKERKFYDGQNRKGQT, via the coding sequence ATGCAGTTTGAATGGGACGAGGCCAAGGACCGCGCCAACCGGGCCAAGCACGGGATCGGGTTTGACCGGGCGGTGCGGGTGTTCGAGGGCGATTACGTCACCGCTCTGGCGCGCCCGGGGCCTGACGGCGAGGTGCGCTACAACACGATTGGCGTGCTGGATGAGGTCCTGATTGTCAGCGTGATCCACACGGACCGCCACGGAGTCACGCGGATTATCTCGGCGCGGCCGGCGAAGCGGAAGGAGAGGAAATTCTACGATGGGCAAAACCGTAAGGGTCAGACTTGA
- a CDS encoding class I SAM-dependent methyltransferase produces the protein MIGQLYESHVLPHLIGCACGAPQIMKQRSRLIPQAKGRVLEVGFGTGTNLAFYDPAAITELVALEPSDGMRRKAAPAIAGFPVPVTWLAEGAETAVLEPASFDTIVLTYTACTIPDPDRALAALRRALKPGGQLLFSEHGLAPDAGIARWQRRIEPVWKPLAGGCHLTRDPAAMITRAGFTITRIESGYLPKTPKIAGYNTAGCAAG, from the coding sequence ATGATTGGCCAGCTCTATGAATCCCACGTCCTGCCCCATCTGATCGGTTGCGCCTGCGGCGCGCCGCAGATCATGAAACAGCGCTCGCGCCTGATCCCGCAAGCCAAGGGCCGGGTGCTGGAGGTGGGGTTCGGGACCGGGACCAATCTGGCCTTCTATGATCCGGCGGCCATCACCGAACTCGTCGCGCTGGAGCCGTCAGACGGCATGCGCCGCAAGGCTGCGCCGGCCATTGCCGGCTTTCCGGTCCCGGTGACCTGGCTGGCCGAGGGTGCCGAGACCGCCGTGCTGGAACCGGCGAGCTTCGACACCATCGTGCTGACCTATACCGCCTGCACCATTCCCGATCCGGACCGCGCGCTGGCTGCGCTGCGCCGGGCGCTGAAACCCGGTGGCCAGCTCTTGTTCAGCGAGCATGGCCTGGCCCCTGACGCCGGCATCGCCCGCTGGCAGCGGCGCATCGAACCGGTCTGGAAGCCGCTCGCCGGTGGCTGTCACCTGACCCGGGACCCGGCGGCGATGATCACCCGCGCCGGGTTCACCATCACCCGGATCGAGAGCGGCTATCTGCCCAAGACCCCGAAGATCGCCGGGTATAATACGGCGGGGTGTGCGGCGGGGTGA
- a CDS encoding LysR family transcriptional regulator, producing the protein MDVREARLLTACAGAGTITAAAQALNVSQPAASRTLAQIEARLGGAVFDRTGRRLVLTALGAAILPRAQALVQQSADLIAQARAWRSGEDGALTVGAGPAVAFYLLPAALAAYYGAGRQVRLRVQAGASDQLIDAVRSGLLDMAVCDSEPAEGDRALEITGLPGVAIASAVRPGHPALAGAPLADFPVASATPPARMRRASWPWPSTDANLVSDDYALLAQVCAVSDHVLVAPEPVLARLVAQGTLCLASAPFDRLVVHPGVITRAGAPDSAARDALRRAVIHAAAV; encoded by the coding sequence ATGGACGTTCGCGAAGCGCGATTGCTGACCGCCTGCGCCGGTGCCGGGACCATCACCGCCGCGGCGCAAGCGCTGAATGTCTCCCAGCCGGCGGCGTCGCGGACGCTGGCCCAGATCGAGGCGCGCCTCGGGGGTGCCGTGTTTGACCGCACCGGGCGCCGTCTCGTCCTGACCGCACTGGGCGCGGCGATTCTGCCCCGGGCGCAGGCTCTAGTGCAGCAAAGCGCCGATCTGATCGCCCAGGCGCGGGCCTGGCGTTCGGGCGAGGATGGCGCGCTGACCGTGGGGGCGGGTCCCGCAGTGGCCTTCTATCTGCTGCCCGCGGCGCTGGCCGCTTACTATGGCGCCGGACGCCAGGTCCGGCTGCGCGTGCAGGCGGGTGCTTCCGACCAGCTCATTGATGCGGTGCGCAGCGGCCTGCTGGATATGGCAGTGTGCGACAGCGAGCCGGCCGAGGGCGACCGCGCGCTGGAGATAACGGGTTTGCCGGGCGTCGCCATCGCATCGGCGGTCCGGCCGGGCCATCCTGCCCTGGCGGGCGCGCCGCTCGCGGATTTTCCCGTCGCCTCCGCCACGCCGCCCGCCCGCATGCGCCGGGCGTCCTGGCCCTGGCCGTCCACAGACGCCAACCTGGTCAGTGATGATTACGCCTTGCTGGCCCAGGTGTGCGCGGTGTCGGACCATGTTCTGGTCGCCCCCGAGCCTGTGCTCGCCCGGCTGGTCGCGCAGGGGACGCTATGCCTGGCCAGCGCGCCATTCGACAGGCTGGTGGTGCATCCGGGCGTGATCACCCGCGCCGGCGCGCCCGACAGTGCCGCGCGCGACGCCCTCAGGCGCGCGGTGATTCACGCGGCCGCCGTCTGA
- a CDS encoding methyl-accepting chemotaxis protein codes for MSRLDTVRANAMKVLFFTLCGLTVLYLGAGLIIDMGRAITGTVFMGAAVLLTGLSWRTAPNVWTTRAVFGASMMAFPAALTYLMSGHPWQIDMHMTFFAALAAVTVLVDWRALIAAAAAAALHHLSLNFLLPAAIFPDGADFGRVIFHAVIVIAQTGLLIWLAHGVARALSEADTALGLSETARGEADQLMAADRSRQAEIARSRETIAAVSSAFEQSVTTVLTDLQAASGELGQLAGQLRTDAGATRASAEGAAGQARDTSAHVEAVASAAQELSASIMEVTRTLGTADEISMRAETEAGRAGGSMEELHSAAREIEDIAELVSAIAEQTNLLALNATIEAARAGEAGKGFAVVASEVKQLAVQTARATGDIRSKIEAMRTAADSANNALTGIARTISEIRDASSSARNAFAEQSSATDEIARLASDAAGSTARVGEEASAVTGAAARADNAAIRFEEAARGLASAANRLGAELAHFRNQLEDAA; via the coding sequence ATGAGCCGTCTCGATACTGTCCGTGCCAATGCCATGAAGGTGTTGTTCTTCACGCTGTGTGGCCTGACCGTGCTCTATCTCGGCGCAGGGCTGATCATCGATATGGGCCGGGCGATCACCGGAACGGTCTTCATGGGCGCGGCCGTCCTGCTGACCGGCCTGTCATGGCGCACCGCACCGAATGTATGGACCACGCGGGCTGTGTTCGGGGCCTCGATGATGGCCTTCCCCGCCGCGCTGACCTATCTGATGAGTGGTCATCCGTGGCAGATCGACATGCACATGACCTTCTTCGCCGCACTGGCAGCCGTCACGGTGCTGGTCGACTGGCGCGCCCTGATCGCGGCCGCCGCCGCGGCCGCCTTGCACCATCTCAGTCTCAACTTCCTGCTGCCCGCTGCGATCTTCCCCGACGGGGCGGATTTTGGCCGGGTCATCTTTCACGCGGTCATCGTGATCGCCCAGACCGGTCTTCTGATCTGGCTGGCCCATGGCGTTGCCCGGGCGCTGAGCGAGGCGGACACGGCGCTGGGCCTGTCCGAAACGGCGCGCGGCGAAGCCGACCAGCTGATGGCCGCCGACCGGTCGCGCCAGGCCGAAATCGCCCGCTCGCGCGAGACCATCGCCGCGGTGTCGAGCGCCTTCGAGCAAAGCGTCACCACCGTTCTCACAGATCTCCAGGCCGCCTCCGGCGAGCTGGGTCAACTCGCGGGGCAGCTACGCACTGACGCCGGCGCAACACGCGCCAGCGCCGAGGGTGCCGCCGGTCAGGCGCGCGACACCAGCGCCCATGTCGAGGCGGTCGCATCCGCGGCCCAGGAATTGTCCGCCTCCATCATGGAGGTGACCCGCACGCTGGGTACAGCGGACGAGATTTCCATGCGCGCCGAGACCGAAGCGGGCCGCGCAGGCGGCTCCATGGAGGAGCTGCACAGCGCCGCGCGCGAGATCGAGGACATCGCTGAACTGGTCAGCGCCATTGCCGAGCAGACCAATCTTCTGGCGCTGAACGCCACCATCGAGGCAGCCCGCGCCGGCGAGGCGGGCAAGGGCTTTGCGGTGGTCGCCAGCGAGGTCAAGCAGCTGGCGGTCCAGACCGCCCGCGCCACCGGTGATATCCGCAGCAAGATCGAGGCGATGCGCACGGCCGCCGATTCAGCCAACAATGCGCTCACCGGCATCGCACGCACCATTTCGGAAATCCGCGATGCATCGTCCAGCGCGCGCAACGCCTTTGCCGAACAGTCCAGCGCAACGGACGAGATCGCACGCCTGGCCTCTGACGCTGCCGGCTCCACGGCCCGGGTCGGCGAAGAAGCCAGCGCCGTCACCGGTGCCGCCGCGCGCGCCGATAACGCCGCCATCCGCTTTGAGGAGGCCGCCCGCGGGCTGGCGTCCGCTGCGAACCGCCTGGGCGCGGAACTGGCGCACTTCCGCAATCAGCTCGAGGACGCCGCCTGA
- the infC gene encoding translation initiation factor IF-3, which translates to MLLIDEHGEKQGIVPFDSALAAAEEAGLDLVEVSPNADPPVCKIIDYGKLKFQEQKKKAEARKNQKTQDVKEIKLRPGIDVHDYQVKARAMARFFEEGDKVKVTLRFRGREMAHQDRGMDVMNRVKADFAETAKVEFEPKLEGRQMTMILSPR; encoded by the coding sequence GTGCTCCTGATCGATGAACATGGCGAGAAACAAGGGATCGTGCCCTTCGATTCGGCTCTCGCAGCCGCCGAAGAGGCAGGTCTGGATCTTGTCGAGGTTTCGCCCAACGCTGATCCGCCCGTGTGCAAGATCATCGATTACGGCAAGCTGAAATTCCAGGAACAGAAAAAGAAGGCGGAAGCCCGAAAGAACCAGAAGACGCAGGACGTCAAGGAAATCAAGCTGCGTCCGGGCATCGATGTGCACGACTATCAGGTCAAGGCGCGCGCGATGGCCAGGTTCTTTGAAGAAGGCGACAAGGTGAAAGTCACCCTGCGCTTCCGGGGCCGCGAAATGGCGCACCAGGACCGGGGCATGGACGTGATGAACCGGGTCAAGGCCGATTTCGCCGAGACCGCCAAGGTGGAGTTCGAGCCCAAGCTCGAAGGCCGCCAGATGACCATGATCCTGTCGCCGCGCTGA
- the htpX gene encoding zinc metalloprotease HtpX — MTANGLRTFMLLAAMTALFMGVGFMIGGAAGAILALGVAAAMNLFAFWNADKIVLRMHGAREILPEERDPRLYQYASDTARLAESAGMPVPRIFVIDNPQPNAFATGRNPNNAAVAATTGLLAQLSREEVMGVMAHELAHVKMRDTLTMTVTATIAGAIGFLANFALFFGGGRERGGIIAALALAILAPIAASLVQMAISRAREYEADRVGAEICGQPQWLASALEKIERGARRTINESAERNPATAHMFIINPLNGQGADNLFSTHPATANRIARLRELGGSAPTPPAGPWGHRGPWGGTIEGDDAPRGGFGGPWG; from the coding sequence ATGACTGCGAACGGTTTGAGGACCTTCATGCTGCTGGCGGCGATGACCGCCCTGTTCATGGGGGTCGGGTTCATGATCGGCGGCGCCGCGGGCGCGATTCTGGCGCTGGGCGTGGCCGCAGCGATGAACCTGTTTGCGTTCTGGAACGCCGACAAGATTGTGCTGCGCATGCATGGCGCACGCGAGATCTTGCCCGAGGAGCGCGACCCGCGCCTGTATCAGTACGCATCCGACACCGCGCGCCTGGCCGAGAGCGCCGGCATGCCCGTCCCGCGCATTTTCGTCATCGACAACCCCCAGCCCAACGCGTTTGCCACGGGCCGCAATCCCAACAACGCCGCCGTGGCCGCGACCACAGGCCTGCTCGCCCAGCTCAGCCGCGAAGAGGTGATGGGTGTGATGGCCCATGAGCTCGCTCACGTGAAAATGCGCGACACCCTGACCATGACGGTCACCGCCACCATTGCGGGTGCCATCGGTTTTCTGGCCAATTTCGCCCTGTTCTTCGGCGGCGGGCGCGAGCGCGGCGGGATTATCGCGGCGCTGGCGCTGGCGATCCTGGCACCGATTGCCGCCAGCCTGGTCCAGATGGCGATCTCGCGCGCGCGCGAATACGAGGCCGACCGCGTCGGGGCGGAGATTTGCGGCCAGCCGCAATGGCTCGCCAGCGCGCTGGAGAAGATCGAGCGCGGCGCGCGGCGCACCATCAATGAAAGCGCCGAGCGCAACCCGGCCACCGCGCACATGTTCATCATCAACCCGCTCAACGGTCAGGGCGCGGATAATCTCTTCTCTACCCACCCGGCCACCGCCAACCGGATCGCGCGCCTGCGCGAGCTTGGCGGGTCGGCACCCACCCCGCCCGCCGGACCCTGGGGCCATCGCGGTCCCTGGGGCGGCACGATCGAGGGCGATGACGCCCCGCGCGGAGGCTTCGGGGGGCCCTGGGGTTGA
- a CDS encoding glycosyltransferase family 4 protein — translation MVILQLIPELDAGGAERTTVEIAEAVTRAGGRCLVASRGGRLEGALAQAGGELVRLDMKSKNPVTLWRNAGRLARLIKAEHVGIVHARSRAPAWSGRWAARRAGAHFVTTYHGTYSSGSALKRAYNAVMASGERVIANSHFIAGHVRAEHGVGEDRLRIIPRGVDLDVFDPGTVSAERIAQMRARWGAQPEEAVILLPGRLTRWKGQAFMIGALAGWDRAERGVRLVCVGDAQGRDAYQDALATAAQAAGVTLALPGHESDMATAYLAADVVVCPSLQPEAFGRTAAEAQAMGAPVIAADHGGAREVVADGQTGWRAAPGDLEAWRAALHTALSLSLEARAALAGRARARAAELFSKQALQETTLQVYRELLE, via the coding sequence ATGGTGATACTCCAGCTCATCCCCGAACTCGACGCCGGCGGTGCCGAGCGCACCACGGTCGAGATCGCCGAGGCGGTGACGCGCGCCGGCGGGCGCTGCCTTGTGGCCAGCCGCGGCGGACGGCTGGAAGGCGCGCTGGCGCAGGCTGGCGGCGAGTTGGTGCGCCTCGACATGAAATCGAAAAATCCGGTCACGCTCTGGCGCAATGCCGGGCGGCTGGCCCGCCTGATCAAGGCCGAGCACGTCGGCATCGTTCATGCCCGGTCGCGCGCCCCGGCCTGGAGCGGGCGCTGGGCCGCGCGGCGCGCGGGGGCCCATTTCGTCACCACCTATCACGGGACCTATTCGTCCGGGTCCGCACTGAAGCGCGCCTACAACGCCGTGATGGCGTCGGGCGAGCGGGTCATCGCCAACTCGCACTTCATCGCCGGCCATGTCCGCGCCGAGCATGGTGTGGGCGAGGACCGGCTGCGCATCATCCCGCGCGGTGTGGATCTCGATGTCTTCGACCCCGGGACTGTCAGCGCCGAACGGATCGCACAGATGCGCGCGCGCTGGGGCGCACAGCCGGAGGAGGCGGTGATCCTGCTGCCCGGCCGGCTGACGCGCTGGAAGGGTCAGGCCTTCATGATCGGGGCGCTGGCGGGATGGGACAGGGCGGAGCGGGGCGTGCGCCTGGTCTGCGTCGGCGATGCGCAGGGGCGCGACGCCTATCAGGACGCGCTGGCCACCGCAGCGCAGGCCGCAGGGGTCACGCTGGCCCTGCCGGGTCATGAAAGCGATATGGCAACGGCCTATCTGGCCGCGGATGTGGTGGTGTGCCCGTCTTTGCAGCCTGAAGCCTTCGGGCGCACGGCCGCAGAGGCCCAGGCCATGGGCGCGCCGGTGATCGCCGCCGATCATGGCGGTGCCCGCGAGGTGGTGGCTGACGGGCAGACCGGCTGGCGCGCCGCGCCGGGCGATCTTGAGGCCTGGCGCGCTGCACTGCACACTGCGCTGTCGCTGAGCCTCGAGGCCCGTGCAGCCCTGGCCGGGCGGGCCCGGGCGCGGGCGGCTGAGCTGTTTTCGAAACAGGCGCTGCAAGAGACTACCTTGCAGGTCTACCGTGAACTTCTAGAGTAG
- a CDS encoding DUF1674 domain-containing protein, producing the protein MTVPSDTEDKPVSPAAQRALAEAEVRRAAARAEAERQTELGGPKGPEPTRYGDWEKKGIAYDF; encoded by the coding sequence ATGACCGTCCCGTCCGACACGGAAGATAAACCGGTAAGCCCGGCGGCCCAGCGTGCGCTGGCCGAGGCCGAGGTGCGCCGCGCAGCGGCGAGGGCCGAGGCGGAGCGGCAAACCGAGCTCGGCGGGCCCAAAGGCCCCGAACCCACGCGCTATGGCGACTGGGAGAAAAAAGGCATCGCGTATGATTTCTGA
- a CDS encoding alpha/beta hydrolase yields the protein MTDPAATPLDYIDRDGARLACARRRGQGPGVMFLGGFDSDMGGTKAMALDAWAQANGRALLRFDYFAHGASDGNWDEADITRWRGDALAVLDQFTEGPQVLVGSSMGGWLAILAALARPQRVKALVLIAPAVDFTETLIWERLPLHAREDIMREGQWTRPGGPGGQQVITARLIEDGRRWLLLDAPIPLTCPVHILQGWQDRDMPWSHSVRLMEQLPDAPVTLTMTRSGDHRLAEADDLAELIRVVEAMSA from the coding sequence ATGACTGACCCTGCTGCCACGCCGCTGGACTATATCGACCGGGACGGTGCCCGGCTGGCCTGTGCGCGGCGGCGCGGGCAGGGTCCGGGCGTGATGTTTCTGGGCGGGTTTGACTCCGACATGGGCGGGACCAAGGCGATGGCGCTGGACGCCTGGGCGCAGGCGAACGGGCGTGCGCTTCTGCGCTTTGATTATTTCGCCCACGGTGCCTCGGACGGGAACTGGGACGAGGCCGATATCACGCGCTGGCGTGGCGATGCGCTGGCGGTGCTCGATCAGTTCACCGAGGGGCCGCAGGTGCTGGTCGGTTCATCCATGGGTGGCTGGCTGGCGATCCTGGCGGCGCTGGCGCGGCCTCAGCGGGTCAAGGCGCTGGTGCTGATCGCCCCGGCGGTGGATTTCACCGAAACCCTGATCTGGGAGCGCCTGCCCTTGCATGCGCGCGAGGACATCATGCGCGAGGGCCAATGGACGCGTCCCGGCGGACCGGGCGGCCAGCAGGTGATCACCGCGCGCCTGATCGAGGACGGGCGGCGCTGGCTGTTGCTGGACGCGCCGATCCCTCTGACCTGTCCGGTGCATATCCTTCAGGGCTGGCAGGACCGCGACATGCCGTGGAGCCATTCGGTGCGCCTGATGGAGCAGTTGCCAGACGCGCCGGTCACCCTGACGATGACGCGCAGCGGCGATCACCGGCTGGCTGAAGCTGACGATCTGGCCGAGCTCATTCGCGTTGTGGAGGCGATGTCAGCATGA
- the trpB gene encoding tryptophan synthase subunit beta: protein MTKPNAFSQYPDAAGRFGAYGGRYVAETLMPNILALEAAYAQYKDDPDFVAEFDLFSRDFVGRPSPLYFAERLTEAFGGAQIWFKRDELNHTGAHKINNCLGQVLLAKRMGKTRIIAETGAGQHGVATATVAARFGIPCEVFMGATDVERQKPNVFRMKLLGAKVHAVTSGRGTLKDAMNEALRDWVTHPDETFYVIGTVAGPHPYPMMVRDFQSVIGREAREQMLERIGRLPDAAVACIGGGSNAMGLFYPFLEDESVRLIGVEAAGKGLDTPDHAASLNGGKPGILHGNRTYLLQDADGQITEGHSISAGLDYPGIGPEHAFLHDMGRAEYRSATDAEALEMFQMCAQLEGIIPALEPAHALARTRDLARELGKDAVILMNMCGRGDKDVFSVAGALAVEL from the coding sequence ATGACCAAGCCCAACGCCTTCTCCCAGTATCCCGATGCGGCCGGGCGCTTTGGCGCCTATGGCGGGCGCTATGTGGCCGAGACGCTGATGCCCAATATTCTGGCGCTGGAGGCGGCCTATGCTCAGTACAAGGACGACCCGGACTTCGTCGCCGAGTTCGACCTGTTCAGCCGCGATTTCGTGGGCCGGCCGAGCCCGCTCTATTTCGCCGAGCGCCTGACCGAGGCCTTTGGCGGCGCGCAGATCTGGTTCAAGCGCGACGAGCTCAATCATACCGGCGCGCACAAGATCAATAACTGCCTGGGCCAGGTTTTGCTGGCCAAGCGCATGGGCAAGACGCGCATCATCGCCGAAACCGGCGCGGGCCAGCACGGCGTGGCCACGGCCACGGTGGCGGCGCGGTTCGGCATTCCGTGCGAGGTGTTCATGGGCGCCACCGATGTGGAGCGCCAGAAGCCCAACGTGTTCCGGATGAAGCTGCTGGGCGCCAAGGTCCACGCCGTGACCTCCGGGCGCGGCACGCTGAAAGACGCCATGAACGAAGCCTTGAGGGACTGGGTCACCCATCCCGACGAGACCTTCTACGTGATCGGCACGGTGGCCGGTCCCCACCCCTACCCGATGATGGTGCGTGATTTTCAGTCCGTGATCGGACGCGAAGCGCGCGAGCAGATGCTCGAACGCATCGGCCGCCTGCCCGACGCCGCCGTGGCGTGCATTGGCGGCGGGTCCAATGCCATGGGCCTGTTCTATCCCTTCCTCGAAGATGAAAGCGTGCGCCTGATCGGCGTGGAGGCCGCGGGCAAAGGCCTCGACACGCCCGACCACGCCGCCAGCCTGAATGGCGGCAAGCCGGGCATTCTGCACGGCAACCGGACTTATCTCCTGCAGGACGCCGATGGTCAGATCACGGAAGGTCACTCCATTTCCGCGGGTCTGGACTATCCCGGCATCGGGCCGGAGCACGCCTTCCTGCACGATATGGGACGGGCCGAATACCGCTCCGCTACTGACGCCGAGGCGCTGGAAATGTTCCAGATGTGCGCCCAGCTTGAAGGCATCATCCCGGCCCTGGAACCCGCCCATGCGCTCGCCCGCACCCGCGACCTCGCCCGTGAGCTCGGCAAGGACGCCGTCATCCTGATGAATATGTGCGGCCGCGGCGACAAGGACGTGTTCAGTGTGGCGGGCGCGCTGGCGGTGGAGCTGTAA